A region of Curvibacter sp. AEP1-3 DNA encodes the following proteins:
- a CDS encoding methyl-accepting chemotaxis protein, whose translation MSVVDQLKNLFSKKQPESELDSRLSLAMPDATVNSAEHETLQESQNAPLQAPAPSVADEAVVPEGELISIPILGRRTVVQHQRTLFVLLGGALVVLAGVTFYALNQSDRVAQQLGATGQSLMQSQRLAKSVSQAVVGSAQAFPDVSDSSGILSKSVKGLQSGDDEMRINALNEDFAPELGKVIPLVERADKNAKAVIAQQKMLTQIGSALRLINRQSSDLLEVAETVASLKLQQNAPAAEISAVGQLVMLTQRIGKSSNEFLTAEGVSPEAVFLLGKDLNTFKEISEALLSGSTELRLTATKDAATREQLEALIKMYEETRVQAGAILGNLQGLVSAREAQGAIIADSEPLRRNLEDLQAKLSGQAGIGGASLALLVVAALFALVCAGGLSYVQLQDSRKRQVVAEDQRLEAERQEQEAKRVNDANQAAILRLMNELQTVAEGDLTQEATVTEDITGAIADSVNYTVEELRSLVSNVQNTAARVAQTTADVDATSTELLAASNEQLHEIRETGKSVLDMAGRINEVSAQAQESATVARQSLQAAESGLQAVQNAIGGMNSIRDQIQETSKRIKRLGESSQEIGEITELISDITEQTNVLALNAAIQAASAGEAGRGFSVVAEEVQRLAERSADATRQIAALVKAIQTDTQDAIGAMERSTQGVVEGAKLSDNAGTALTEIDRVSRQVADLIEQISNAASREAGLANVVADNIQHIFAVTEQTGEGTRATANQVRELSRMAEELRQSVSRFKIS comes from the coding sequence ATGTCCGTCGTCGATCAATTGAAAAATCTTTTTTCCAAGAAGCAGCCTGAATCGGAGCTGGACTCGCGCCTGAGCCTTGCGATGCCTGATGCGACGGTTAACAGTGCCGAGCACGAAACATTGCAGGAGTCGCAGAATGCGCCTCTTCAAGCTCCTGCTCCCAGTGTGGCGGATGAGGCGGTGGTGCCTGAAGGGGAGTTGATTTCAATTCCCATTTTGGGTCGACGTACCGTGGTTCAGCACCAGCGTACGCTGTTTGTGCTCTTGGGCGGTGCTTTGGTGGTGCTGGCCGGTGTCACTTTTTACGCCTTGAACCAGTCGGATCGCGTTGCTCAGCAATTGGGTGCGACGGGCCAGTCACTGATGCAGTCACAGCGGTTGGCGAAATCGGTGTCCCAGGCGGTGGTGGGAAGCGCTCAGGCGTTCCCTGACGTGTCTGACAGCTCGGGCATTCTTTCCAAATCCGTCAAAGGTTTGCAGTCTGGCGATGACGAGATGCGCATCAACGCACTGAACGAAGACTTCGCGCCTGAACTCGGTAAGGTGATTCCCTTGGTTGAGCGTGCTGACAAGAATGCGAAGGCCGTTATTGCGCAACAGAAAATGCTGACCCAAATCGGATCTGCGTTGCGTTTGATCAATCGGCAGTCTTCCGATTTGCTGGAAGTAGCCGAAACCGTTGCTTCCCTCAAGCTGCAGCAAAATGCGCCCGCCGCTGAAATCTCTGCGGTCGGACAGTTGGTGATGTTGACCCAGCGTATCGGCAAGTCATCCAATGAGTTCTTGACTGCAGAAGGCGTGAGTCCCGAAGCCGTGTTCTTGCTGGGTAAGGACTTGAACACTTTCAAGGAAATCTCAGAAGCGCTTCTTTCCGGTAGCACTGAGCTGCGTCTGACCGCTACCAAAGATGCTGCGACTCGCGAGCAACTCGAGGCGTTGATCAAGATGTACGAGGAAACCCGTGTTCAAGCGGGTGCGATTCTGGGTAACTTGCAAGGCTTGGTCTCTGCACGTGAAGCGCAGGGCGCGATCATTGCGGACAGCGAGCCATTGCGCCGCAACTTGGAGGATTTACAGGCCAAACTCTCAGGTCAAGCTGGTATCGGTGGGGCTTCTTTGGCTTTGTTGGTGGTTGCCGCATTGTTCGCTTTGGTTTGTGCTGGCGGTTTGTCTTACGTGCAGTTGCAAGACAGCCGTAAACGCCAGGTGGTTGCCGAAGATCAGCGATTGGAAGCGGAGCGTCAGGAGCAGGAAGCCAAGCGTGTTAATGACGCCAACCAGGCTGCGATTTTGCGACTGATGAACGAATTGCAAACAGTGGCGGAGGGTGACCTGACCCAGGAAGCCACGGTGACCGAGGACATTACCGGCGCTATTGCCGACTCGGTGAACTACACGGTGGAAGAGCTGCGCTCGCTGGTGTCCAACGTACAGAACACAGCGGCCCGAGTCGCCCAAACAACCGCAGATGTGGATGCGACCTCTACCGAACTGCTTGCTGCTTCCAACGAGCAACTGCACGAGATTCGTGAAACCGGTAAGTCCGTTCTGGATATGGCGGGTCGTATTAACGAAGTGTCGGCTCAAGCGCAAGAGTCTGCGACGGTAGCCCGCCAGTCGCTCCAAGCGGCGGAATCAGGATTGCAGGCGGTGCAAAATGCGATCGGTGGTATGAACTCCATCCGTGACCAGATCCAGGAAACCTCCAAACGCATCAAGCGACTCGGTGAATCTTCCCAAGAGATTGGTGAAATTACAGAGCTGATTTCTGACATTACCGAACAGACCAACGTTCTGGCGTTGAACGCAGCTATCCAGGCTGCATCTGCCGGTGAAGCCGGTCGAGGCTTCTCAGTGGTGGCGGAAGAAGTGCAGCGTTTGGCCGAGCGCTCTGCCGACGCGACGCGACAGATTGCTGCACTGGTGAAAGCCATTCAGACCGACACCCAAGATGCTATCGGCGCGATGGAGCGTTCTACACAGGGTGTGGTGGAGGGGGCTAAGCTCTCCGATAACGCCGGTACCGCACTGACAGAAATTGACCGGGTGTCCCGTCAAGTGGCGGATCTGATTGAACAGATTTCGAATGCTGCGTCCCGTGAGGCCGGCCTTGCCAACGTGGTGGCGGACAACATCCAGCATATTTTCGCGGTGACCGAGCAGACCGGAGAAGGTACCCGTGCCACTGCAAACCAGGTGCGGGAACTGTCCCGCATGGCCGAAGAGTTGCGTCAGTCGGTATCCCGATTCAAGATTTCCTGA
- a CDS encoding hybrid sensor histidine kinase/response regulator, whose translation MSSNLVAPGDNELSITDLGPLAWVLDELRKSLDGATKAMRRFVRDAELARGSDLTELDASHLRIARQQLHQAVGALEMVGLEAPAKFLRAMESLAQRFVQRPEQCSDEAANCMERASFALTEYLDGVLKGKAASSVALFPQYKTLLEMAGAERIHPADLWPPAWQWVSIPVPEGTEPRAIGPDLRREMDHAVLRLVKYGDEKAARRLQAISLGLAASAHSAEEQTFWMVSAAYFEGMALRLFDGDVYTKRAASRILQQYVALAKGQHSVSERLAQDIVFFCSRAIPSEGSEAPVLAAVRKAYGLNRSKPVDYVHEQFGRFDPAMLVLARKRIAAAAETWSALAGGDVNRLKPAAEQFAAVADAVTKLHAESGELAKALARAIEATARTGAAPSPAVAMEVATSVLYLEAAYEDLDPTDNQMADRSARLAQRLQHVTDGGEPEPLEGWMEELYRRVSDRQTMGSVVDELRTTLAEVEKSLDQFFRDPRDKGPLREVPSQLAQMRGVFSVLGLDQPSVAALRMRASVEQFLVDDVDEVSARSGIFEKLGNSLGAMGFLIDMLSYQRTLAKTLFVYDEELGEFKPLMGRERSVLPEASVSSAEGIEDDMATLAALTGQSLPESVGNAEKTQPVVITAAPAAEDDDDSAELLDIFLEEAREVVVRGREAIAALQVDPTNLADQTTLRRAFHTLKGSSRMVGLNDFGEAAWSFEQLLNTSLAEQRPASEALIATSTEAMSAFERWVRDIESGDASSWSAAEFRKTSDALRLHDQWVPLVVPLESPVESVEQLQTVEQEINEPLPALEPPQLVEEATELLTDTQDFNSADFDATQIGAPDMLETVPVQDFEPTQLAGELELSLSEPMEQADFASTQMFDFEQTTALDSRASSVEVPLDPQPEPEELELGEFDFGDFESPAKTELAPLETRLAEMYVEEPLPHPDSVAVEEPEPRESALVLEFPEPVVVAPEPPAEEVVVADTDDGMKVIGSLRMSIPLYNVYLNEADEWSRRLQTELGEWAMELGDPITDSVISLAHSLLGSSATVGFMALSNMAKALEQALQHVQLHRQVQSAHAAVFCDAAEDIRRLLHQFAAGFVKEADADVLHSLQVIIDTEFPAPVMEESSITDPEVEPLSESMDAPVNEASPVLEAFEIDVPDVLPAVVAEAAPLVILDEQDDDLDAEDHLDADLLPIFEEEATELMPQLGSALRQWVARPDNLGARSEVLRLLHTLKGSARLAGAMRMGEMGHRMESSIEQLGAEGLQSIQLEPLLGRFDSLQAAFSSLGKLPESDAEGVPDKQVSAPLEAVPVTNATSVVAPLPKTLPAIQAPAMAMPRAQGNQSVRVRSQLLDRLVNQAGEVMITRSRMDERLTQLRTSLGELTGNLDRLRQQLRDVELQAESQMQSRLAQTKDSAQSFDPLEFDRFTRVQELTRMMAESVNDVATVQRNLQRSVEGTEDDLIAQGRQARELQKDLLRTRMVEFDGISDRLYGVVRQASKDAGKQVKLDISGGAIEIDRGVLDRMAPAFEHLLRNAVAHGIETPADRAAGGKAASGNITIQVHQESNDVTVSFTDDGAGLHLDRIRAKAEAKGLIGVGDSMSDADAANLIFMPGFSTADEVTELSGRGIGMDVVRAEVHALGGRIETQTQANAGTTFKLVLPLTTAVTQVVILRMGEFSIGVPANIMETVLRVPAAQLDTAYAQQAFSFGEEQVPFFWGGALLQVSAKSTDAGGKTLPVAIFRSAGQRLAVHIDEVLGNREVVVKNLGPQLARLPGLAGMSVLASGAVVLIYNPVALASVYGDLARGLGTEATPVNALLETTSDVPAKAAATAASGTQLPLVLVVDDSITVRRVTQRLLKREGYRVALANDGLQALEKLQEEIPAVVLSDIEMPRMDGFDLARNIRADAKLQGLPIIMITSRIAEKHREHARELGVDHYLGKPYSEDELLGLVRGYCSVAAPA comes from the coding sequence ATGTCGTCAAACCTTGTCGCTCCCGGAGACAATGAGCTTTCAATCACCGATCTCGGGCCATTGGCTTGGGTTTTGGATGAGCTGCGCAAGTCGCTTGACGGCGCAACCAAAGCAATGCGCCGTTTCGTTCGCGACGCTGAACTCGCACGTGGATCTGACCTGACAGAGTTGGATGCCAGCCATTTGCGGATTGCTCGCCAGCAATTGCATCAGGCTGTAGGCGCGCTGGAAATGGTGGGCTTGGAGGCCCCGGCAAAATTTCTGAGGGCCATGGAGTCTTTGGCCCAGCGCTTTGTGCAGCGGCCCGAGCAGTGCAGTGATGAGGCCGCCAACTGCATGGAGCGCGCAAGCTTCGCGTTGACCGAATATCTTGATGGTGTCTTGAAGGGCAAGGCCGCATCGTCTGTAGCTTTGTTCCCTCAGTACAAGACCTTGCTGGAAATGGCGGGCGCAGAGCGCATCCATCCAGCGGATCTTTGGCCACCAGCTTGGCAATGGGTTTCCATTCCTGTCCCTGAAGGAACAGAGCCGCGGGCTATCGGCCCGGACTTACGCCGTGAAATGGATCACGCCGTTTTACGTTTGGTGAAGTATGGCGACGAAAAAGCCGCCAGACGCCTGCAGGCAATCAGTCTGGGTTTGGCGGCTTCCGCGCATTCGGCCGAAGAGCAGACGTTCTGGATGGTGAGCGCCGCCTATTTTGAAGGCATGGCCTTGCGCCTGTTTGACGGTGATGTCTATACCAAGCGCGCTGCGTCCCGCATTCTTCAGCAATACGTCGCCTTGGCAAAAGGGCAGCATTCGGTCTCTGAGCGGCTGGCCCAGGATATTGTATTCTTTTGTTCGCGTGCAATTCCGTCCGAAGGATCTGAAGCTCCGGTGTTGGCGGCTGTCCGAAAGGCTTATGGACTCAACCGTAGCAAGCCGGTTGACTATGTCCATGAGCAGTTCGGGCGTTTTGACCCTGCCATGTTGGTGCTGGCCCGCAAGCGGATCGCTGCGGCAGCAGAAACGTGGTCTGCCCTTGCGGGTGGAGATGTCAATCGCTTGAAGCCAGCAGCCGAGCAGTTTGCTGCAGTCGCAGACGCTGTGACCAAGTTGCATGCCGAAAGCGGTGAATTGGCCAAGGCATTGGCACGTGCTATTGAAGCCACCGCACGTACTGGAGCGGCACCATCACCAGCGGTAGCGATGGAGGTTGCGACCTCTGTCCTGTACCTTGAAGCAGCGTACGAGGACCTCGATCCCACAGATAACCAAATGGCGGACCGCAGCGCGCGCTTGGCCCAGCGACTGCAGCACGTCACCGACGGCGGTGAACCAGAGCCGCTGGAGGGGTGGATGGAAGAGCTGTACCGTCGGGTAAGCGACCGTCAAACCATGGGCAGCGTTGTGGACGAGTTGCGGACTACGCTTGCAGAAGTTGAAAAATCCCTGGATCAGTTTTTCAGGGACCCCCGCGACAAAGGTCCTCTTCGCGAGGTCCCCAGTCAGCTGGCGCAAATGCGCGGCGTTTTTTCTGTGTTGGGCTTGGATCAACCTTCGGTTGCTGCGCTGCGCATGCGCGCGAGTGTCGAGCAGTTCCTTGTTGACGATGTAGATGAAGTCAGTGCGCGCAGCGGCATATTTGAAAAGCTAGGGAATAGCTTGGGGGCGATGGGTTTTCTCATTGACATGCTCAGCTATCAACGCACGCTCGCAAAAACTTTGTTCGTCTATGACGAAGAGCTTGGTGAGTTCAAGCCTCTGATGGGCCGCGAGCGTTCTGTATTGCCCGAGGCTTCGGTGTCTTCTGCAGAGGGCATCGAAGATGACATGGCTACTTTGGCCGCATTGACGGGCCAGTCTTTGCCTGAATCCGTTGGCAACGCTGAGAAAACACAACCGGTGGTGATAACTGCTGCGCCTGCAGCGGAAGATGATGATGACAGCGCTGAATTGCTGGATATCTTCCTGGAAGAGGCTCGTGAAGTCGTCGTCCGTGGTCGAGAGGCCATTGCCGCACTGCAGGTTGATCCAACCAATCTCGCAGACCAAACCACACTCCGGCGTGCATTCCACACCCTGAAAGGCAGTTCGCGGATGGTGGGTTTGAATGACTTTGGCGAGGCAGCATGGTCGTTCGAGCAACTTCTGAATACATCGCTGGCAGAGCAGCGTCCGGCCAGCGAAGCACTCATTGCAACGTCGACCGAAGCGATGTCTGCTTTTGAGCGTTGGGTGCGCGATATTGAATCCGGTGACGCCAGTTCGTGGAGCGCTGCGGAATTCCGCAAAACCTCTGATGCATTGCGTTTGCACGATCAATGGGTGCCTTTGGTAGTGCCTTTGGAATCTCCGGTGGAGTCGGTTGAGCAGTTGCAGACAGTCGAACAAGAGATTAATGAACCTCTGCCAGCATTGGAGCCGCCTCAGCTTGTTGAAGAGGCCACTGAGCTGCTGACGGATACTCAGGACTTCAATAGTGCGGACTTCGACGCGACGCAAATCGGTGCGCCCGATATGCTGGAAACCGTTCCGGTGCAAGACTTTGAGCCCACGCAGTTGGCGGGCGAGCTTGAGCTTTCATTGAGCGAGCCTATGGAGCAGGCAGACTTTGCATCTACCCAAATGTTTGACTTTGAGCAAACGACTGCCTTGGATTCACGTGCATCTTCTGTAGAAGTCCCCTTGGACCCTCAGCCGGAGCCCGAAGAGCTGGAGCTGGGTGAATTCGATTTTGGCGACTTTGAGTCACCCGCAAAAACAGAACTGGCACCCTTGGAAACCCGCTTGGCGGAAATGTATGTCGAAGAGCCACTACCGCACCCGGATTCGGTCGCGGTGGAGGAGCCGGAGCCCCGCGAGTCAGCATTGGTGCTGGAGTTTCCAGAGCCGGTGGTGGTTGCACCGGAGCCACCTGCCGAAGAGGTCGTAGTCGCCGACACGGACGATGGCATGAAAGTCATCGGTTCCTTGCGCATGAGCATTCCGCTGTACAACGTCTATCTCAATGAGGCTGACGAGTGGTCGCGTCGCTTGCAAACGGAGCTGGGCGAATGGGCGATGGAGCTCGGCGATCCCATCACGGACTCTGTGATTTCCTTGGCGCACTCCCTCTTGGGCAGTTCTGCGACTGTGGGCTTTATGGCCCTTTCCAATATGGCCAAGGCACTGGAGCAAGCCCTGCAGCACGTGCAGTTGCACCGTCAGGTGCAGTCTGCACATGCGGCCGTGTTTTGCGATGCCGCCGAAGACATACGGCGCTTGCTTCACCAATTTGCTGCTGGCTTTGTGAAGGAAGCCGATGCAGACGTGCTGCACTCCTTGCAGGTCATCATTGATACCGAGTTTCCAGCGCCAGTGATGGAGGAGTCCTCCATCACTGATCCAGAGGTTGAGCCGTTATCCGAATCGATGGATGCTCCTGTAAATGAGGCCTCGCCCGTACTGGAAGCATTCGAGATCGATGTGCCGGATGTTTTGCCCGCCGTAGTGGCAGAGGCTGCACCACTTGTGATCCTGGATGAGCAGGATGACGATCTGGACGCTGAAGACCATCTGGATGCAGATTTGCTGCCGATTTTTGAAGAAGAAGCTACGGAACTCATGCCCCAACTGGGCTCCGCTTTACGCCAATGGGTTGCTAGACCGGACAACCTCGGCGCCCGCAGCGAAGTGCTGCGCTTGTTGCACACTTTAAAGGGTAGTGCGCGTTTGGCCGGTGCCATGCGCATGGGTGAAATGGGTCATCGCATGGAGTCGTCCATCGAGCAGCTCGGAGCCGAAGGATTGCAATCCATTCAGCTGGAACCATTGCTGGGTCGTTTCGATTCGCTGCAAGCCGCATTCTCCTCGCTTGGGAAGTTGCCTGAGTCGGATGCCGAAGGTGTGCCGGACAAGCAAGTTTCTGCACCGCTGGAAGCGGTGCCTGTGACGAATGCCACGTCTGTTGTCGCGCCTTTGCCAAAAACGCTACCCGCTATCCAAGCTCCAGCGATGGCTATGCCGCGCGCGCAGGGTAACCAGTCAGTGCGGGTTCGCTCTCAATTGCTGGATCGGCTGGTGAATCAAGCCGGCGAGGTCATGATCACCCGCTCGCGGATGGATGAGCGCTTGACTCAGTTGCGGACCTCTCTTGGTGAGCTCACCGGAAATCTGGATCGTCTGCGTCAGCAATTGCGTGATGTCGAGCTGCAGGCCGAATCTCAAATGCAATCGCGCTTGGCACAGACCAAGGATTCCGCACAGTCATTTGACCCCTTGGAATTCGACCGGTTTACCCGTGTTCAGGAACTGACCCGCATGATGGCGGAGTCGGTCAACGATGTGGCGACAGTTCAGCGTAATTTGCAGCGCTCCGTCGAAGGTACGGAAGACGACTTGATTGCCCAAGGTCGGCAGGCACGCGAGTTGCAGAAGGACTTGTTGCGCACTCGAATGGTGGAGTTCGACGGGATCTCCGACCGCCTGTATGGTGTTGTTCGGCAGGCTTCCAAAGATGCAGGTAAGCAGGTAAAACTCGATATATCCGGTGGCGCTATTGAAATCGACCGCGGTGTGTTGGACCGTATGGCACCGGCGTTTGAGCACTTGCTCCGTAACGCGGTGGCGCACGGCATCGAGACGCCGGCCGACCGAGCAGCAGGTGGAAAAGCGGCTTCGGGCAACATCACGATCCAAGTCCATCAGGAAAGTAACGATGTGACTGTGAGTTTTACAGACGATGGTGCCGGACTGCACTTGGATCGCATCCGCGCAAAAGCAGAAGCCAAGGGACTGATTGGCGTTGGCGATTCCATGAGCGATGCAGATGCTGCCAACTTGATCTTTATGCCCGGTTTCTCCACGGCAGACGAAGTCACTGAACTCTCAGGGCGTGGAATCGGAATGGATGTGGTGAGGGCAGAGGTCCATGCCTTGGGCGGACGTATCGAAACCCAAACGCAGGCGAATGCCGGTACAACCTTCAAATTGGTGCTTCCCCTGACGACCGCTGTGACACAGGTGGTGATCTTGCGGATGGGCGAGTTTTCCATCGGTGTACCCGCTAACATTATGGAAACCGTGCTGCGCGTTCCCGCTGCCCAGCTGGATACAGCGTATGCCCAGCAAGCATTCAGCTTCGGTGAAGAACAGGTTCCTTTCTTCTGGGGTGGCGCACTATTGCAGGTCTCCGCGAAGAGCACGGATGCGGGTGGCAAAACGCTGCCGGTTGCCATTTTCCGAAGTGCGGGCCAGCGCTTGGCCGTGCACATCGACGAAGTCTTGGGCAACCGCGAAGTGGTTGTGAAGAACCTCGGTCCGCAACTCGCTCGATTGCCAGGTCTGGCCGGCATGTCGGTGCTGGCATCCGGTGCCGTGGTGCTGATATACAACCCCGTGGCATTGGCATCCGTGTACGGTGACCTAGCCCGTGGGCTTGGAACTGAAGCTACCCCAGTAAATGCATTGTTGGAAACAACCTCCGATGTACCGGCAAAAGCCGCTGCAACGGCCGCGTCCGGAACCCAGCTGCCCTTGGTGTTGGTGGTAGATGACTCCATCACCGTCCGGCGCGTGACCCAGCGATTGCTCAAGCGTGAAGGCTACCGGGTAGCTCTGGCCAACGACGGATTGCAGGCACTGGAAAAGCTGCAGGAAGAAATCCCGGCAGTCGTACTGTCTGATATCGAAATGCCCCGCATGGATGGCTTCGACCTGGCCCGCAACATCCGCGCAGATGCCAAACTGCAAGGACTGCCTATCATCATGATCACCTCTCGCATCGCAGAGAAGCATCGTGAACACGCCCGTGAGTTGGGCGTGGACCACTACCTTGGCAAGCCCTACTCGGAAGACGAGTTGCTGGGTCTGGTGCGGGGCTATTGCTCAGTCGCAGCGCCTGCTTGA
- a CDS encoding chemotaxis protein CheW, producing the protein MANREALRELQARLASRLQAARAEGMSVAWLAVQAAGRKYLFPLSQSGEIVPLTHVQPVPYAVNWFKGVVNIRGGLYGVVDLAAFMSAETGEPVQASTSPEPSVVTLNAALDVNCALQVDVLSGLRGADAFSQSHGPAEGSPAFFGNVFVDSAGEAWQEINLRILSQSPQFLSISA; encoded by the coding sequence ATGGCCAATAGAGAAGCACTTCGAGAATTACAGGCCCGGCTTGCCAGCCGGTTACAGGCCGCTCGTGCCGAAGGTATGTCGGTGGCATGGCTTGCGGTTCAGGCTGCGGGCCGGAAATACCTTTTTCCACTCAGTCAGTCTGGTGAAATCGTTCCGCTCACCCATGTCCAGCCGGTGCCCTATGCGGTGAATTGGTTCAAGGGTGTGGTGAACATCCGAGGCGGACTTTACGGTGTGGTTGATCTCGCTGCCTTCATGTCTGCAGAAACCGGAGAGCCGGTCCAGGCCTCTACTTCTCCAGAGCCCAGTGTTGTGACGTTGAACGCAGCTTTGGATGTGAACTGTGCCTTGCAAGTTGATGTTCTGTCCGGCTTGCGTGGTGCGGATGCGTTTTCCCAATCGCACGGCCCTGCAGAAGGTTCTCCTGCTTTTTTTGGTAATGTTTTTGTCGACAGTGCTGGAGAAGCCTGGCAAGAAATCAACTTGCGTATTCTTTCCCAGTCTCCACAGTTTTTGAGCATCAGCGCTTAG